Sequence from the Sediminitomix flava genome:
ATAAGCCGCTGCATGTGACCAATACTCAAATACTTGTCTATTTTCAACTAGGGTATCAAGATGACTACTTTGGTAATTCTCATTTCTATTCCAAAGCGTATGATGATGGGCTCTTTCAACTGCTGAAATGGTATCGATTTGGATATAACCTAAGTGCTCTATATTTGATAAAGTATCTTCGAGAGGGGATTTTAGTTTCTGTTCAGAAAGTATTTTCTGCGATTGTAGTATAATTTTTTGTGCTTCTTCTAAAGATAACTCATTCATAATTTGTTGCTAACCAAATACCACTTACTTCATTTTATGCTTAATCCCTTCTAGTTCCATAAGCTCAAGCCCATAGTTGCGTATCATTTCTATAATAGGAATGGCAGTTTTTCCTTTTTCTGTAATAGAGTATTCGACTTTAGGAGGAACTACAGGATATACCTTTCGGTTTATAAACCCTTCTTCTTCTAGTTGTCTCAATTGAGATGTGAGCATCTTGTCAGTGATATGGGGAATGTCCTTTTTTAATTCTCCAAACCTGAAAACTTTTTCTTTTAACCTCCATAGGATAGGCATTTTCCATGTTCCTCCAATTCTATCCATGGCAAACTCCACAGGATTATAATAAACTTTATTATTGTAAATGAAATCTGGCATATGTTGTTGATTTTGAGATTACTTTCAAAAAAGTAAGTACCTCTCTATTAGGTAAGTATATTGATAAACGTGATTCTTAGAAATAACTTTGTATTAACGATCAATCTAAAATACTTGAAAATGTAATTGAATACTATTATAAAGTTTTTGCTGAGGCTGTTGATTTGCAATTTGAGCCAAAACAAACATCACATTACATCACTCAAAACCTAAAAATGATATGGAAACATTAATAACAGAAAGAAACTCTTACGTACATGCTCATGGAATGCCTTTTAAAGGTAAAATATTAATGGTAGCTAGTAGCCCTACCAATTCTAAGCAAACAGGTTGGCCTATTGGTTTTTGGGCAGCTGAATTAACACACCCTCTCCATGTATTTCAAGAAGCGGGGTATGAAGTCGAGTTGGCCTCTACAGAAGGAGGTGAAATCGTAATGGATAGTTTTTCAAATCCTACTGATGAAAGTGGTTACTCAGCTCATGATGTTATCTCTCTAGGTTATTTGAATTTAGCATGGTTTAAGGAATTATTACAGCATACAAGAACGCTATCAGAGGTGAATGCTAATGATTATGATGCAATATTTTTAGTAGGAGGGCAAGGTCCTATGTACACTTTTAGAGGAAATAAAACTTTAGAAAACCTCTTTGCTAGTTTCTATGAATCAGGTAAGCCGAGTGCTGCTGTTTGTCATTCAGTTTCTCTTCTGTTAAAAGCTAAGAAAGTAGACGGTTCTCTTATTGTAGAAGGAAAAACTTGGACAGGTTTTTCTAATGCTGAAGAAGAATATGTAGATAAGGCTGTAGGTCTGAAAATACAACCTTATTGGATAGAAGAAGAGGCAAAAAAGCTTTCTAATACAATTTTTAAAGTAGCGGCTCCCTTTAGCTCATATGCCATTGAAGATGGAAACTTGATCACAGGACAACAACAAAACTCTGGGGCAGCGGCTGCAAGGTTGGTAGTAGATCAGTTAACTCAATAATTCGGTAGGAGTTCAGCTATGTCTCACCTTAGGTTCCATCACTATTTATAGAAAAAAGCACTCATGTCGTGTTTATCTGATTTGGTTAGCTGAGAAAGAAAAATAACTATGTATTTTGGTCTTTTACCATGAAGCAGACTTGTTCGATGTCTTTTGTAAACCATATTTGATTTAAGAAAAAGTATAGAATTATGAAAATAGCATTTATAGGAATAGGCAATGTAGGATTTGCTTTAGCTAATAATTTACAGAAAAAGGGTCATGAGATTACTATAGCACATAATGATGTGAATAGTACTAGCGTCAAACAAGCTAAAGAAAAAAATCCCTCTTTTTCAGTATTACCAATTCAAGAAGCGATAAATCAATCCGATATTGTTTTTCTAGCAACACCCTTCAATCTGAATTCTGATATTTTAAGTTCACTCGAATTCAAAAGTAAAACTTTAGTTGATTGTACAAACCCAGTAGGAGCAGGTATTTCTCATGGTTTAGAAAGTAAGATTTCGGGGGCTGAAAAAGTACAGGAATGGGCTAAAAATGCA
This genomic interval carries:
- a CDS encoding type 1 glutamine amidotransferase domain-containing protein, producing METLITERNSYVHAHGMPFKGKILMVASSPTNSKQTGWPIGFWAAELTHPLHVFQEAGYEVELASTEGGEIVMDSFSNPTDESGYSAHDVISLGYLNLAWFKELLQHTRTLSEVNANDYDAIFLVGGQGPMYTFRGNKTLENLFASFYESGKPSAAVCHSVSLLLKAKKVDGSLIVEGKTWTGFSNAEEEYVDKAVGLKIQPYWIEEEAKKLSNTIFKVAAPFSSYAIEDGNLITGQQQNSGAAAARLVVDQLTQ
- a CDS encoding NADPH-dependent F420 reductase, with the translated sequence MKIAFIGIGNVGFALANNLQKKGHEITIAHNDVNSTSVKQAKEKNPSFSVLPIQEAINQSDIVFLATPFNLNSDILSSLEFKSKTLVDCTNPVGAGISHGLESKISGAEKVQEWAKNANVVKSYTIYGFENLENASFPNYKEKPVMMIAGNDEKAKKQVEKLNTDLGFETLDVGDLSMSLHLEHMTLLWVKMVRANGHHPNFTWAYLERKV
- a CDS encoding winged helix-turn-helix transcriptional regulator, which translates into the protein MPDFIYNNKVYYNPVEFAMDRIGGTWKMPILWRLKEKVFRFGELKKDIPHITDKMLTSQLRQLEEEGFINRKVYPVVPPKVEYSITEKGKTAIPIIEMIRNYGLELMELEGIKHKMK